One Vitis riparia cultivar Riparia Gloire de Montpellier isolate 1030 chromosome 4, EGFV_Vit.rip_1.0, whole genome shotgun sequence genomic window carries:
- the LOC117912231 gene encoding gibberellin 3-beta-dioxygenase 1-like, with amino-acid sequence MASTLSQVFRDNPLPLNHIIPLDFTSVHSLPESHVWPAFDGFPFGTTYPGEKFSIPIIDLMDPNAAQLVGHACEKWGAFQLTSHGLPSMLTDDVESQTRRLFALPAHEKMKALRLPSGGTGYGQARISPFYPKFMWHEGFTIMGSAVDHARKLWPDDYKGFCDVMEDYQKKMKEVAESLLHIFLESLDISKEEYRSTTIQRGRKACNTALQLNSYPPCPDPNRAMGLAPHTDSLLFTIVHQSHTSGLQILRDGVGWITVFPLEGALVVNVGDLLHILSNGRYPSVLHRAVVNQAEHRISLAYFYGPPADSLISPLCNLVSSGQQVVAPRYRSVSVKEYVDLKEKHKEKALSLLRL; translated from the exons ATGGCTTCTACTCTTTCCCAAGTCTTTAGGGACAACCCTCTCCCCCTCAACCATATCATCCCCCTGGACTTCACCTCCGTTCATTCTCTACCTGAATCTCACGTGTGGCCTGCTTTTGATGGTTTCCCATTTGGGACCACTTACCCTGGCGAAAAGTTCTCCATACCCATCATCGACCTTATGGACCCCAATGCTGCTCAGCTTGTTGGCCATGCATGTGAGAAATGGGGAGCCTTTCAACTTACTAGCCATGGCCTCCCATCTATGCTTACCGATGATGTTGAGTCTCAGACTCGACGCCTCTTCGCTCTCCCTGCTCATGAGAAGATGAAGGCCTTACGCCTCCCCAGTGGAGGCACCGGCTACGGCCAAGCTCGGATATCACCGTTCTATCCCAAGTTCATGTGGCATGAAGGCTTCACCATCATGGGGTCTGCAGTTGATCATGCTAGAAAGCTTTGGCCTGATGACTACAAAGGGTTTTG CGATGTCATGGAAGATTAtcagaagaagatgaaggaagtTGCAGAGAGTCTCTTACATATATTTCTAGAATCATTGGACATCTCCAAAGAAGAGTACCGGTCGACTACAATTCAGCGTGGCCGCAAGGCCTGCAATACTGCACTGCAGCTGAATTCATATCCTCCATGCCCGGACCCTAACCGAGCCATGGGGCTAGCCCCACATACAGACTCATTGCTATTCACCATCGTCCACCAAAGCCACACAAGCGGCCTCCAAATCTTGAGAGATGGAGTTGGGTGGATAACAGTGTTTCCTCTTGAAGGTGCACTTGTAGTCAatgttggagatctcctccataTACTCTCTAATGGTCGGTACCCCAGTGTTCTTCACCGCGCAGTGGTGAACCAGGCGGAGCATCGGATATCCCTCGCATACTTCTATGGCCCTCCAGCTGATTCCCTGATTTCACCTCTCTGTAATCTTGTGAGTTCCGGCCAGCAAGTAGTGGCTCCTCGTTATAGATCAGTGTCTGTTAAGGAGTACGTTGATTTAAAGGAAAAGCACAAGGAGAAGGCACTCTCTTTGTTAAGATTATGa